One window of Camelina sativa cultivar DH55 chromosome 4, Cs, whole genome shotgun sequence genomic DNA carries:
- the LOC104780464 gene encoding methyl-CpG-binding domain-containing protein 5, which produces MSDGTDQAQPPPENTSNPVDPSKSRKRATPGDDNNWLPSDWRTEVRVRTSGTKAGVVDKFYYEPITGRKFRSKNEVLYYLEHGTPKKAVKKADNNGDLHPEHSEGRGSSSRRQTKSNKKANEPPPPPKPVNFDFMNVPEKVTWTGTDGSDKAWWPSIGDYKIQESVSQDWDKAFTLVTTRNAWKPMF; this is translated from the exons ATGTCGGACGGCACAGATCAGGCTCAACCACCGCCGGAGAACACTTCTAATCCGGTAGATCCGTCGAAGTCACGGAAGCGTGCGACCCCTGGGGATGATAATAATTGGCTTCCTTCTGATTGGAGAACCGAAGTTAGGGTTCGAACCTCCGGCACTAAAGCTGGTGTTGTCGATAAG TTCTACTACGAACCTATTACGGGTCGTAAGTTCCGGTCCAAGAACGAGGTTTTGTACTACTTGGAACACGGGACGCCTAAAAAGGCCGTCAAGAAAGCGGATAACAACGGAGACCTGCATCCTGAA CATTCTGAAGGTCGAGGAAGCAGTAGTAGGCGGCAGACCAAGTCCAACAAAAAAGCTAATGAGCCACCGCCACCGCCAAAGCCTGTGAACTTTGATTTTATGAATGTGCCGGAGAAGGTCACTTGGACGGGGACTGATGGTTCAGATAAAGCTTGGTGGCCTTCCATTGGGGACTACAAGATTCAAGAATCTGTCAGCCAAGATTGGGACAAAGCATTCACTCTTGTCACAACCCGAAACGCTTGGAAACCAATGTTTTAG